TATGATATTGAAATCAAACCCTTCGAAACGGGAAAGTTCCACGGCACGTTCGATTTGTCCGTCAAAGTTGACTTCGAATTTCGGATCTTTTGCGATGATAAAATCGGAACCGTCCGCTTCCTTATGATTGCGAATGTAATATTCGGTGATCCTTCCGCCGAGACTGGAAAAACTGACTAAAAACGAATCCGTTTTGATATTATAAGTTTTGATATCTTTGGGATCGATTGCGGAAGGTTTTGTTTGCGCATCCGCAGGAGGAAGGTCTTTGTTTTTTGCGGCTTCCTTGACACTTGCCTGATCCGTTTCTTTTTTAGGATCGGCTGTAACGGGTGTTACTTGAGTTTTGGGAGCTTCCGGTTTTTGCGGGAAGAAGAAATAATTGATCCCCATCCATGCCGCGAGGCTGATGAATAGAGCAAGAAAAAGTCTGCCTTGTCTGGCTGTGGTATCGTTTTGCATAATTTAACTCTTGTTGGTTGGTTTAGGGAGCGGATCGAATCCGCCTTCGTGTAACGGGTGACATCTGGAAATTCTGCTTAAGCTCATTCCGAATGCTTTGAAAAAGGGATAGGTTTGAAATGCTTCTTTTGCATATTCCGAACAACTGGGCGTAAAGCGACAAGCAGGCGGAAGTATCGGAGATACAAATTTCTGATAAAGAAATATGAGTAGGAGGGCGATCCGATTCATTGAGGTTTTTGAAAGATAGAAAGAAAAATTTCTTCTCTTTCCTGCGGCAGTTTCCGTGCAAAATCGATATGAGCTAAGATTGCAATGTCATTGCCTGCGGGAAAGGCAGACAAATGCAAACGAACCAGTTCCTTCAAGAGTCGTTTCGTTCGATTTCGGTCTACGGCTGATTTGTGGGACCTGTCGGGACAGAATAAAAAGTAGGTGTTTTCCGTCCCGTTCTTGCGGGAAAGAAAGCTAATAGGAAACCTACCTACTTTTTTGGCACTACGAAAGAGTTCTTGGATCCTCGATTTATTGCAAAGAGTCTCCGAAGGAAGCTCCTATCCTAGAACTTTCTCCCGATTTTCTCGTCGGAGACAGTCAATTTGTGGCGACCTTTCTTTCTGCGGTTGCTGATCACATTTCTTCCGCCTGGAGTTGCCATTCTTGTTCGGAAACCATGAGTTCTAATGCGTTTCGTGTTGCTCGGTTGGTATGTACGTTTCATGAAAATTACCTAATTTATATATAATCGCGGAAAAAAAAGAGTCTTTTGAGAAGACTTTTGGTACCAATCTGGAAGTCAAGGGCGAAATCGGATTTATTATTAAGATTTGTTTTTCACGAGGAAAACCCCCGATTTCCCTTCATTACTGTATGTGACATAATATCTTGATCGATTTGAGCCCTTTTTTACAATCACTGCCTGCGCGATCTATGGGAATTTCCTTATTTTGCGGTTCGAAGAAAATTTTTTCCTACGATGCAAAACCGAAAAATATCCTTGTTAGGTGGGCGCTTCGGATCAATCTGCATTGTTGGAATCCTATCAGGAACGACCGGGCTCTTCGCTCCAATTTTCGCGTTCCGCGAAAGATTTCCGCTTCGATCCCTAGCGCGGGGTGTTTCCGGGATGGGAAATAATACTTGTTAAATGGATTTGCTTACTATTATCATGTAATATACTTGTTTCAAGGATCCTGTGATTTTCAAATCTCGGTTTCTTGTCCTCTTTGTAATCTTCTAGCGTCAGTTAAATGCCTGGATTCTACACATTCCTTGAAAAAGTTTAAGGAATGTGAAATGAACAAATATAATATTGTTAGAATACTACTTGTCGTTGGTTTGCTGAGTGTAATTGCTTTCTACATTATCTTTTACGATTTTCTGAAAGAGGCAACCATCGTTACGATCTCCATTTTATTCGGATTTATTGTCAACGAGATCGTGTACAATACGAACAAGCAAAGATATCAAAAAAGCAAAGAGGCGTTATTCAGATTATTTCCTAAACCCTTTATTCCTAAAAACTATTATATAGAAAATCATAAAGCGATTATAAGAATAAAGAAATATTTCAAAACGGTAAAAGCAAAAGAAATTAAAGGAAAGTTTAGGGAAGCGCTTCACAATTTGCATTTGGGTCTTAAAACCATCTCCGAACCGATATTACTTGAATCTCTCTCCATGCTCCTTTATTCCAACGGAGAAATTCATAAAGCAATTAAAAATCTTAAATCAATGAAGACTACGGATACAAAGTCCGAAAAAAACAAATACAATCTATTGAGCGTCTGCTATAATAAAATAGGAGATTATCATCGTTCCATTCAATGTTTAACTAAAGTTTCGGAATTACTTCAAGCTGTTGATATAAGAGAAAGAGTTCGGAATCTTGCGGATAAGGCCGAATGTTATTATAACTTGGACGAAAGATCGGAAGCCAGTCCGAATATCAGAGAAGCCTACAGAATTGCAAAAAAGAATAATTATACCGAAGGAAAACTCTACGTACATAGAATTTTATTGAATTATTATCAAAAACAAAACGCGATTACGGAAATAGCTAAAATACTTACTTCCACATATGCACTTTTAACAAACGAAAATATCGACAAATTTGATGATTATGGACTTATCTCCGCCAATGCTATCTTTGATTTCGAAAGAACACTGGTTTTAGATCTGCTTACGGATGATAAAATCCGACAATCGATTTTGGATCAGGAATTTTCCAATGATGTGCTGGAGGACCTTAAAAACTTTTTTATCAATAGGGAAGAAAATAGTAAACAGATTCAAGAAGCAATCACTAACAATCTAAAATCGACTGCATTGAAAAACTTAGATAAACTGAATTTATTATCAGCTTAACTCATTCGAAGAATCACCAGCGAAGCAAGGGTAGGGGATTTTAATATTGCCAGTGTGATTATATCTCTAGGTGCTTTTGAGATTACAAAGCAATTGTTATACAGTGGTTGGATTCATTTTGTCGGTAAAGGATGCACAGCCCCTTTGCTCGGTCTTCGACACATTACCGTCGAAGCACGATTTCATTGACTTTTCGCACTAATTCCCGATAATTTACATATGAAGGTAGAAAGCAAACAAGAATTGATTCAAAAGCTTTCCGATGCAAAGCCTAAGCTGGAACATGATTTTGGTGTTTTACAAATTGGCTTTTTTGGCTCTTTTGCAAAAGACAAAATTAATTCTAATAGTGATGTCGATATTTTCGTGGATTTGAGAAGCCCTGATTATGATTCTTTCGCTGGCCTTCAAATCTTTCTTGAAAAACTTCTTGAGAGAAATGTTGATTTAATTAGGAAGAGAAGTCAAATTAAGGTCTCTTTCTTAAATCGTATCCAAAAAGATCTTATTAATGTCTGAAGAAATTATAGAGAGATTGGAATTTATATAAAACTACTGTAAATCTTATCCTAAAACAATTCAAAGATGTATGAACACTTTACCAACATCGCTGCGGGATTCCCAATGCAATAAAATTGGTATAAGACTTTAAAGAAATAGCATGACAGTTAAAGGAAGGTCAAATGAAAGAATCAAAAATTTTTACAATGTCCTTTGCCAGTGTTTATCCTCTCTATTTGCAAAAGGCTGAGAGAAAAGGCCGAACCAAATCGGAAGTGGATCAAATCATTTTTTGGCTCACCGGATATAATAAAAAAACCTTGGAAGCACAGCTAAAGAAAGAAACCAATTTTGAAGATTTTTTTGACCAGGCACCGCATATAAATGATAATGTTTCCCTCATTAAAGGTACTATTTGCGGTTATCGAATAGAAGAGATGGAAGAAGGGCTTATGCGAAATATCCGCTACCTTGACAAATTAATCGATGAATTGGCAAAAGGGAAGGCTATGGATAAAATATTAAGGAAATAGGATCACTCAGTGAATAAAGAATAATTTATCTCTACTTCGTATAACGCGATGAAGTAAAAATCTCATTTTAAAGATAACTGAGAAGAAAGAAAAATTCTTTTTTCTTGACAACTTGCTTCAAGCTCATAGTATTATGAAATCTTTCCCGGTTGGTGAACTAAAATCACATTTTTCTGAAGTGTTAGAATACGTTAAAAATGGAGAAAAGGTAGGTATACTATTTGGGAAAAATAAAAAAACAATTGCAATGATTGTTCCCGTTCCTCAAAAGACTGATTCAAAAAGAAAGATTGGGATTCTTGATGGAAAAGTTAAAATCTCATTTGCAAAAGATTTTTCTATCTCTGAGGAAGAGTTCTTAAGTATTTAAATGCCTTATACTTTAGATACCCATGCTCTACTCTGGGTTATTGGTGATTCAAAACAACTAAGTAAAAAGGTCGCTCTGATCATTGAAAACCAAGAAAATAAGATTTTTGTAAGTTCTATATCATTATGGGAAATTTCACTAAAATATAAATTAGGAAAACTTAATCTTTCCGGTTTTAAACCTGAAGATATTCCAAAATATCTTGAAAAATTAAATATTAACATAATAGAACTAAATCAAGAAGATGCATCTTCCTATTATAAATTAAAAGAGGATTTTCTCAGAGATCCTTTCGATCGAATGCTCATCTGGCAATGTATTTCTAGAAAATTTACCCTAATTTCGAAAGATGCAGAAATGAAAAAATATAAAATTTCCGGTTTAAGAACTATTTGGTAATTGTTTACTGCGTTCATTGTTCCATCATAGAAAGATTTATATTTCGTTAAAAAATCCAAGATCGGATAAAAACGACTTATTCAAGTCTTAAATTCTAAATTTATCAATAAACCACATACACCTAAACTTATTTCAAACTTGTAGAAATCAGTAAAGATGCATCTTGGTTCATAAAAATATTTTTGCCATGATGAAAGTTTTTTATTTCTATCGTATGAAATCCCGCATCAGTGAGTAAGGATTTTAAATCCGTATGTGTGAATCCATTATGCACAGTCGGGTGATTGATTTTTTCATTTTTATCAAAATCAACGATGATTAACTTTCCATTTGCATTTAAGACCGAATAAAAATGCCCCAGTATCTTCTTAACATCCGGTACATGAAGAAGAACGAGCGAAACTACGATTATATCCGCTTTCAAATTTGAGGTGATTTTGGTAAAATCCGAGTGAATGACTTCCGCATTCTTTATGTTATTTTGAATGATCTTTGTTTTCACTATCTCCAGCATTTGTTCCGAAGAGTCCATGAATAAAAGTTTATCAACCAGAGGAGATAACTCTAGTCCGACGAGTCCGGTGCCACATCCGTAATCCAGTAGCGATTTATTTTTGCCCTCTTTTAACTCCGGTTTTATCGCATTCACGATGATTTGCGCTAATTCTTTTCTTTCCTTTGTATCATAATTGTTTGCAATCTGATTGAATATATTATTATCCATAAAGCCATTCTTCGGTTTTTGCTTAAATTAAGAGAGTATTTCTCTTACTGGAAAAGGCATTCCGCGCCAACGATCGCAGCGGAAATCAAGTAAGTGATCTACTTTTAAAACAAGGAAATCACTTCTAGCGGTAACGTAGGCCAGCGCTTATGTCACTTTTTCGATCTTATTTTCTTTTTAAAAAATCATTCCCTTCCATCTCATTTTTAAAAATCCTGTGAGGTATGTCTCAAACCCCACATCCCAAATCGCCGAATGATTCTGCCGTCGAAACCCGTCATGTAGTGATGCCGGATCATGCAAATCATTATGGAACTGCTTTCGGTGGAGCGATCATGTCCTGGATTGACCTAATTGCCGTTATGGCAGCACAGAGACATTCGGGCAGGGAGGCGGTCACTGCAAGTATTGACCGGATCAATTTTATTTCACCCATTCAGATCGGAGATCATGTTCATCTGAAAGCAATGGTCAATTATGTAGGAAAAACTTCGATGGAAGTCGGCGTGCAAGTGAATCGGGAAAACCCGTTTACGGGGGAAAGTGTTCGAGCTACAACCGCCTATTTGTCGTTTGTTGCTTTGGATGAAAATAAAAAACCTGCCCCGGTGCCGGAATTGATTTTGAAAACCCCTACGGAAATTCGCCGATACGAAGAAGGAAAATTAAGGATAGAAACGGCAAAAGAACTCGCTCGGAAAATCAAAGATAGTAGAAAATGAACAATGGGTAGTTTCTTCTTTTTTAAAAACGGCGTTTCCTTCTAGAAAATATACTAATATACTCTTTCCTGAGGTCAGACAATGAAGATGAAGCTTAATGAAGATGAAAAAAGAATAGAAACTTCAATTGAGAAGAATGAATGGGTTTCCGTTGAGAATAAAAATCTCTATCTTAAGAAGTTGAAATCTGCTGCTAAAAATACCCTACTTAAAGATAAGAGAATGAATATTAGAATTGCTGGTAAAGACATTCAACTTCTAAAAACGAAAGCCCTTGAAGTTGGTGTTCCTTATCAAACTTTAGTTTCTAGTATTTTACATCAATACGTCACAGGAAAATTAAAAGAACATTAACATGTGCTTATAACTTCTTCTTCTCTTAAAAATAAGGAAGGTAAAAAGAAAAAATGCTTTCGGCAGCGCAAAGGCATTTAGGAGATTATGTTAATTTAGATTCCTAAGCTTGTTATGATTCCCTTCGCTTGTTCCACGAACAAATTTTCTTCTTCTTCGGTATAAGGGACAAAGATTCCTTTTTGAAACCGAACTGCTAGATGAGCATATTCAATACACCCTGCTACAGTTAACTCCGGTTTGGCCTTTCCTTCGTAAATTTTTATATCTCCGTTATTTGGTACAACCAAAGATCTCGGTGGGATTTTTTTTCCTCCCCGAATCATACAACCTGCTGCGATCTGACAACCATCACCTATCACTGCTTTATCGAGAACGATGGAGCCGATACCCACAAGCACACCCCGCCCGATCGTGCATCCGTGGATCATTACATTATGCCCCACAAGACTCCAGGCTCCGATGGAAATGGGAGAACGAGAGTCGGTATGCAATGTGGAATTGTCTTGGATATTTACATAATCCCCCAATGCGATTTGATTCATATCAGCGCGTAAGACGGCTCCCGGCCATAAGGAAACGGATATGCCGAATTTTAACATTCCAAACGCAGTTGCCTGGGGATGGATAAACGGATCTGAGAATTCAGGAATTTCGGAATAGTTCATAGATGAGTGTCATTCCATTGTGATTTTCGAATTGTTTCAAATTTTTTAAATATTTGGGAACCTTTTCTTTTCATTTGGGTTTAATCATTAGTAAGGAGCAAAAATGAAAGAATTCCCCGTAAAGACGATGTTTTTGGTGACCATGTGCACTTATATGAGTTTGAGTGCCGAGCCTCCACAACCGCCTCCACCGGGACCTTTTATGGGACCACCACTCGGTATCATTTTTCCTTTCCCGGATCCGGAGGGGAAGGAGTTCGAAAAATTAGCGCAGGATCTGAAACTTACCAAAGAAAAAAAAGAAAAGATCAAGTCTTCTTTGGATAAAAAAGAGAGTCTTCTAAAAGAGAAAGTGGACAAAATGTCACCTCTGCATGAAGATCTAAGATCCATTTTGGAATCCGAAAAGGTAGATTTAGCGGTTGTTAAGTCAAAGCTTCAGGAAATCAGCAACACTCAATTGGATATCCGTATGATTCAAATCCAGGGAAGGCTTGAATTTGAATCGCAATTGAATCCGGAACAAAAAGATACACTAAAATCCATTAACAAAAAACGTATGGAAACCATGCGATCCCGAAAAGAGCCCTTTCCCGGCCCTGATCGTTTGGAATGTGTAGAACCTAAAAAATGACGGAAAACGAATTAGTTCATTCTATCGAAGAGAGTAAAACGACTGTTCTTCGGGCAATTCACAAGAATCTGCCCGAGGATCTTTTTTCTTTCGTCGAAGATGTGACTCAAGAGACTTACTTAAGATATTATCTTGCTTTTAGAGAAAAACCTCCGTTATCGGGAGAGTCACTTCACAAATGGCTTTATGTTGTCGCACGCAATGAATGCAGAAGAGCTTGGAGAGATAATAAAAAAGCTGGAAGTCTGCCGTTCCAAATGTCGGATGATCTTACAGGAATAGAATCTTTGTATTCGTTTCCCACAGTGGAGATTGATCACGAGAATAGGGATAAGTGGGTGAGGGCGCAAATCAATGAATTGCCCGAGCCGTTTCGTCAAACTACATTGTATCGTTTGGCGGGACATAAAGTGAATAAAATCGCCCAACAATTGGGAGTTTCCGCGGGCACTGTAAAGTCAAGGCTTGCTCGGGGACGGGAAATGCTTGCAAGATTAATGAATAAAAATCAAAAAGAACAGGAGCTGGATTTATGAACGAAAATTTGAAATCTAAATTAGACCAAACCATTGATCAATTGATCCAAGATCCGCAATTTTCGAAAAGGGTCGCTTCGCGGGTTTTGAAAGCGGCGGACCAACAATTAATGCCTGCCAATAACGGCTTTCCTATCAAATGGATTTATGCGGTCGCAAGTGCTTTCTTTTTTGCTATTGGGATTTCTCAATTTTTAAATTTTGAGATTGAAGAGGAAAATTACAGTCCTCTGTCCCAAGATTCTGCGATAGAAATTTCTGCCCCTGAAAAATCGGAATCTTTATGGGAACAAACGGATTCGATTATACTTACTACCTTCGGGTCCCGCTAGTCATTTCAAACAAAACTATCAATCTCACATCCGACGATTGTAATATCGTCTTGGTGTGAGTTCTCCATAGTGAACTCTTCCAGATGTTCAACAACCGATCGAATACTTTCATCTAACGAAAGTTTATCTGATTCCTGTAGAATTTCATAAAGACGGTTTTCTCCGAAAATCTCACGGGATTTATTGAATTGTTCGAACGCGCCGTCCGTATAGAGATAGATACGATCCCCTTCTTCTAAAAAATATTCCGTACATTTATAAATGGTATGATCCATAAGGCCGATGATTTTCCCGGTTCTCGGCAGAATTTTTTTCTCACCTGCGCGGATATGGATTTGATCCGGATGACCTGCCGATGCAAAATAAAGTTTTCTTTTTTTCAGATCAATGTCGCAGACTGCGCAGGTAAATATGGTTTGTACATTATGATACTTATTGATAAAAATTTGATTCAGATGAAAGATAAGATCGTTGGGAGAATCATACATAATCTTTAAAGATTCGTATTCCGCTTTGATCGCCATCGTTATGAGCGCGGCTTGGATTCCATGACCAGTTGCATCCGCGATGAAAATCCGGTAATGATCGGAATCTACCTGAGTCATATCGTAAAAATCACCGCCTACTTCATTCATGGATTGATAAAAAGATCCGAATTTGATACGACTATCGCTGATCGTAACTTGCGAAAAGAAGGTTTGTTGAATTTTTTTGGCAACATTCAAATCCTTTCGGATATTGAATAAGGACTCATCCAGAATTTTAGTTCTTTCTCTTACCTTTTCTTCCAACGTGATCAAAGCTTCTTCTTGTGTTTTTACCTTTTCCTCTTTCAATTGATTGATCTTGCTTGCCAGTGCTAGGGAAAGTATACCCGCTTCCAAAGTAGAACCGATTTGATTGGAATAGATTGTGATTAGATTTGCAGGCAACAATCCGTTTTGCATAAGAGTGTATAACAAAATACCTACAAGCAAAGTACTCCATCCCAATAGAAATAATTTTGCCCGTTTGTTTCCCGAATTATAATTCAATAGTGCAACACCAAATACGGAAACTACGAATATTTGAGCGATCAGATTTGCAATTCGAACCAGATAGTTTAAACCTAAAAACGGAAATCCGAAGAGTAAGTATAAGAAGGTTATCAATATAAGAAACCAAAGGATCAGATGGGAACGAGGATTGAAATCTTTTAAGTTTAACGATTGTTGTGCGAATCTCCATCCGAAAATGACGGAAAAACAAATGATGAAACTCCCGCTTCGGTTATGGATTTCAGGATGATCGTAAGTTAAAAATTGATTGAGGATTCCGTTTAAATAGGTTTGAACACATAGATGTGTAAAGATGGAAACGGAATAGAGTATATATACCCCTTCTTTCAGAATAAAATAGATGAATAGATTGTAAAGAACCATGATGAAAATGGTCCCGTAGAAAAAACCGAGAATCATATTTTCACGATTTTCCTTCAAATAGAACGCTTCTTTGGTAAAAAAACGAAGCGTATAACTGATATTTGACGTTGATTTTGTTTTCACGAAAAATATTTTTTGTTCTCCGATAGGCCAGTCCATTTCGAAAGCCACCGATTTGGAAAAAGTATCCCACTGTGTATGAGGAATGAAATCTCCTCCCTGTTTGATCGGTATGGTGTTTCCTTTTTCGTAAACGATCACTTCATCCAAATGCGCGTTACCCAAATCGAAAATAATTTTACCGGAAGAAGAATGATTGGTCGCTTCGATTCGCAGCCAAACCGCTTCCGATCTGAATCCGAAAGCAAGATTGTTTTTTAAAACAGGAGTAAAGGGAATTTTTCCATCCGAATCCGAAACCAAATAATTCAAGTTATAAAAGGAAGATGTTTCCGTTATATAACCGATCTTTTGCGGAATGAATGTATCGTTCTTAAGATATTTTCGAATTTGTAGTTGGGTGCAGGAAACAATGAATAAAAAAGGTATGACCCTAACCAATCGAGAAAACATAAGTCTTCTCGATTGAATTCATAAATTCGGCTTTGTCAAAGAAAATTTAGCGAAGGGTCAATCCCGATTTTTCCGCAAGTTTCACCAACTCATCGGAAAGTTCTTTGAATCTTTCCTGGGTAAAAGTTTTTTCATACGACATAAGGCGAAACCTGTATGTCACTGATTTTTTTCCTTCACCCAAATTGCCTCCGCGAAAAATCGTATGTACCCAGCCGGTTTCCATTTCAGGAATGTTTTGACTTTTTACCAGGTTCAGATAATGATCCGTAGATTCCGTTTCATTCAATAGAATGGAAAGATCCAATTGACCTTGAGGGAAAGAAGAAGGTGCTTTGAAATGACTTTGTCTTCCTTCTTTTTCCCAAACTTCCAAAAGATTCAACAAATTGATTTTGCCGACGAACGCCCGTTTCTTGAGGTCGTATTTGTCTGCAAATCTGGAATGTAAGATTCCCATCTCAATGATTGTTTTGCCTTCAAGCTTATAAGAGAGCCCCGCGTTCGGGTGTAAGTAAGGAAGATTTTCCTTTGACCAGAGACCGGATCTTATATTCAATACTTCGAAAATTTGAGATATTTTATGTCTAAGGGATACAAATTCGGAATCAATCGTTTGATAATCGTTTTGTTTTGCGGAAGAAAGACTGATAAAACCGATCCAACGATTTTCGGAAGCGAGGTCTTTTTCGTTTATCTTATGATAGGTGCGACCGATTTCAAATAAATCGACGATATCAAAACGATCTTGGTTGCTTGCCGCTTGTTTGATGAGTCCCGGCAAAAGGGAAGCTCTGAGAACGGAATATTCTTCCGGCATTTCGTTTGCAATTCCCAGAATGTTTTTTTCCTTTTCCCCTTCGATTTGTGATTCTTGGGTAGAAGAAAAAGAATAATTATATACTTCATGGAATGTAAGGTTGTTTGCAAAAAATGCCTTCGTCCTTCTTTCCAATTCCCGCAAAGGATTTCGGATGGGAGTCTCCACTGCCAAAGCCAAAGGTTGAACCGGAATGGAAGCATATCCGATGGTGCGTCCGATTTCTTCCACTAAATCTTCAGGTATAGTGACATCATAATTTTGACGGAACTTGGGAACTTCCACTTCGATGGAATCTCCCGATGTTTTTACCGCAAATCCGAGTCTTTCCAGAATCTTTTGGATTTCCGCAAGGCTAATGTCTTTGCCAAGTTTGGAATGAAGAAAACGCAATGTAGTTTCTATGATTACTTTTTTAGAAGCGGTATGATTGAATCCTTGCGGTTCAAAACCTTTTGCCTCCGGATTTCCATTCTCGCGTAATAATTGTAAGGCGCGCGCAATTACAGGCAGGCATGTAGAAGAATCCAAACCTTTTTCATAACGGACGGCGGATTCGGAACGAATGGAAGTTTTTCGAATGGATTTACGGACATCTTCTCTTTTGAAAACTGCCGATTCCAAAACCAAATCCACAGTGCTTTCGCTCACTGCACTGTCTTTTCCTCCCATCACACCGGCAATGGCAACAGGATCGGAACCGTTTCGAATTAATAGTATATCGGATGTTAATTTTTGATCGGAATCATCCAAAAGTGGGAAGGATTCGTCTTGTTTTGCAAAATCAACTTGGAACTCGGTCGATTTTAGCTTGGCTCGATCAAAGAAATGAGTCGGTTGACCAACTTCTAACAAAAGATAGTTGGAAACGTCTACGACATTATTGATGGATCGGATTCCGCATTTCTCCAAACGAGATTTGATTTTTAAATGGGAAGGAGCGATTTTTATTTTGGGAATGGACGCGACGTTATAAGAGTGAGCGTTCCCATTTGTTTTTACCGTCAAACCGTCGTTTCCTTTTTGAAAATCTTCTTTCGCAGAAAGCGGTTCGAAATGAAGAGGGATTTCCAATTGGGAAGAAAGTTCTCTCGCGAATCCGAAGTGGCTCCAAAGATCCGGTCTATGTGTAATGGATTTGTTGTCGATGGTAAGAATAGTGTCTTCCCAAGCGAATAGTTTGCGGATGGAAATTCCCAGTTCCGTCGAGCTTGGAAAAATCAAAACCCCTGAGGAAACTTCCGCAAGTCCCAATTCCTTTTCAGAACAGTACATTCCTTCGGAAGGAACTCCTCGCAGTTCGGAAGATAAAATTTCTTTGCCGTCTAGCTTTGTTCCCGGAAGTGCAAGTGGAACGATGTCGCCTTCTTTGACATTCGTGG
The nucleotide sequence above comes from Leptospira kobayashii. Encoded proteins:
- a CDS encoding type II toxin-antitoxin system VapC family toxin, producing the protein MPYTLDTHALLWVIGDSKQLSKKVALIIENQENKIFVSSISLWEISLKYKLGKLNLSGFKPEDIPKYLEKLNINIIELNQEDASSYYKLKEDFLRDPFDRMLIWQCISRKFTLISKDAEMKKYKISGLRTIW
- a CDS encoding nucleotidyltransferase family protein, coding for MKVESKQELIQKLSDAKPKLEHDFGVLQIGFFGSFAKDKINSNSDVDIFVDLRSPDYDSFAGLQIFLEKLLERNVDLIRKRSQIKVSFLNRIQKDLINV
- a CDS encoding SpoIIE family protein phosphatase produces the protein MFSRLVRVIPFLFIVSCTQLQIRKYLKNDTFIPQKIGYITETSSFYNLNYLVSDSDGKIPFTPVLKNNLAFGFRSEAVWLRIEATNHSSSGKIIFDLGNAHLDEVIVYEKGNTIPIKQGGDFIPHTQWDTFSKSVAFEMDWPIGEQKIFFVKTKSTSNISYTLRFFTKEAFYLKENRENMILGFFYGTIFIMVLYNLFIYFILKEGVYILYSVSIFTHLCVQTYLNGILNQFLTYDHPEIHNRSGSFIICFSVIFGWRFAQQSLNLKDFNPRSHLILWFLILITFLYLLFGFPFLGLNYLVRIANLIAQIFVVSVFGVALLNYNSGNKRAKLFLLGWSTLLVGILLYTLMQNGLLPANLITIYSNQIGSTLEAGILSLALASKINQLKEEKVKTQEEALITLEEKVRERTKILDESLFNIRKDLNVAKKIQQTFFSQVTISDSRIKFGSFYQSMNEVGGDFYDMTQVDSDHYRIFIADATGHGIQAALITMAIKAEYESLKIMYDSPNDLIFHLNQIFINKYHNVQTIFTCAVCDIDLKKRKLYFASAGHPDQIHIRAGEKKILPRTGKIIGLMDHTIYKCTEYFLEEGDRIYLYTDGAFEQFNKSREIFGENRLYEILQESDKLSLDESIRSVVEHLEEFTMENSHQDDITIVGCEIDSFV
- a CDS encoding RNA polymerase sigma factor, whose amino-acid sequence is MTENELVHSIEESKTTVLRAIHKNLPEDLFSFVEDVTQETYLRYYLAFREKPPLSGESLHKWLYVVARNECRRAWRDNKKAGSLPFQMSDDLTGIESLYSFPTVEIDHENRDKWVRAQINELPEPFRQTTLYRLAGHKVNKIAQQLGVSAGTVKSRLARGREMLARLMNKNQKEQELDL
- a CDS encoding acyl-CoA thioesterase, which produces MSQTPHPKSPNDSAVETRHVVMPDHANHYGTAFGGAIMSWIDLIAVMAAQRHSGREAVTASIDRINFISPIQIGDHVHLKAMVNYVGKTSMEVGVQVNRENPFTGESVRATTAYLSFVALDENKKPAPVPELILKTPTEIRRYEEGKLRIETAKELARKIKDSRK
- the rpmH gene encoding 50S ribosomal protein L34 produces the protein MKRTYQPSNTKRIRTHGFRTRMATPGGRNVISNRRKKGRHKLTVSDEKIGRKF
- a CDS encoding antitoxin produces the protein MKMKLNEDEKRIETSIEKNEWVSVENKNLYLKKLKSAAKNTLLKDKRMNIRIAGKDIQLLKTKALEVGVPYQTLVSSILHQYVTGKLKEH
- a CDS encoding gamma carbonic anhydrase family protein; the protein is MNYSEIPEFSDPFIHPQATAFGMLKFGISVSLWPGAVLRADMNQIALGDYVNIQDNSTLHTDSRSPISIGAWSLVGHNVMIHGCTIGRGVLVGIGSIVLDKAVIGDGCQIAAGCMIRGGKKIPPRSLVVPNNGDIKIYEGKAKPELTVAGCIEYAHLAVRFQKGIFVPYTEEEENLFVEQAKGIITSLGI
- a CDS encoding tetratricopeptide repeat protein is translated as MNKYNIVRILLVVGLLSVIAFYIIFYDFLKEATIVTISILFGFIVNEIVYNTNKQRYQKSKEALFRLFPKPFIPKNYYIENHKAIIRIKKYFKTVKAKEIKGKFREALHNLHLGLKTISEPILLESLSMLLYSNGEIHKAIKNLKSMKTTDTKSEKNKYNLLSVCYNKIGDYHRSIQCLTKVSELLQAVDIRERVRNLADKAECYYNLDERSEASPNIREAYRIAKKNNYTEGKLYVHRILLNYYQKQNAITEIAKILTSTYALLTNENIDKFDDYGLISANAIFDFERTLVLDLLTDDKIRQSILDQEFSNDVLEDLKNFFINREENSKQIQEAITNNLKSTALKNLDKLNLLSA
- a CDS encoding class I SAM-dependent DNA methyltransferase: MDNNIFNQIANNYDTKERKELAQIIVNAIKPELKEGKNKSLLDYGCGTGLVGLELSPLVDKLLFMDSSEQMLEIVKTKIIQNNIKNAEVIHSDFTKITSNLKADIIVVSLVLLHVPDVKKILGHFYSVLNANGKLIIVDFDKNEKINHPTVHNGFTHTDLKSLLTDAGFHTIEIKNFHHGKNIFMNQDASLLISTSLK
- the yidD gene encoding membrane protein insertion efficiency factor YidD → MNRIALLLIFLYQKFVSPILPPACRFTPSCSEYAKEAFQTYPFFKAFGMSLSRISRCHPLHEGGFDPLPKPTNKS
- a CDS encoding type II toxin-antitoxin system Phd/YefM family antitoxin, giving the protein MKSFPVGELKSHFSEVLEYVKNGEKVGILFGKNKKTIAMIVPVPQKTDSKRKIGILDGKVKISFAKDFSISEEEFLSI
- a CDS encoding DUF2200 domain-containing protein, with amino-acid sequence MKESKIFTMSFASVYPLYLQKAERKGRTKSEVDQIIFWLTGYNKKTLEAQLKKETNFEDFFDQAPHINDNVSLIKGTICGYRIEEMEEGLMRNIRYLDKLIDELAKGKAMDKILRK